In Pochonia chlamydosporia 170 chromosome Unknown PCv3seq00009, whole genome shotgun sequence, a genomic segment contains:
- a CDS encoding ABC transporter (similar to Coccidioides immitis RS XP_001240143.1): MPDNGHELAESKLPTTHDNSTANVNNETDVQLSDDTSNEDGYWGDTYADGPVSQRAAREGFKELQHELSRRSTNASAAQKKKSSGGIVGRIFSNQSRQVDPEKQASPDADEADSERTAHADGFELEQFIREGHLEKRNPQNGESTKKVGVLFKNLTVKGVGVSATSVRTLPQAIAGTFGPDLYNFVSSWIPALNFRSPGKPRDLIRDFTGVVRPGEMMLVLGRPGAGCSTFLKVVANNRGSYQAVEGDVVYGGITSSKMGKRFRGEAVYNAEDDQHMPSLTVGQTLKFSLLTKTKKNERSNIDVIVDSFLKMFAMSHTKDTLVGDAFTRGVSGGERKRVSIAETLATKSTVTCWDNSTRGLDASTAYNYAKSLRIMTDVSDRTTLTTLYQAGEGIYDLMDKVLVIDEGRMLYQGPASEAKQYFVDLGFYCPPRQTTADFLTSVCDVNARQFREGFEDRCPKTAEELEKAFRESHAYQVVLDDVASFEKHITDTGHSDAQTFVDSVRGAKSKTVLKQSVYTVSLWKQVLACTRREFWLIWGDKTSLYTKFFVIISNGLIVGSLFYNTPTNTSGAFLRGGVAFFSILFLGWLQLSELMKAVSGRAIISRHSEYAFYRPSAVSLARVLADLPMLIVEVIIFGLIMYFMTGLDLSAGKFFIYLLFVYVTTICLTALYRMFAAVSPTMDDAVRFSGIALNLLIVYTGYTLAKPILLNQKIWFGWLYYVNPISYAFEAVLTNEFAGRTMECAPSQLVPQGPGILPENQGCAIAGSHPGSPQVPGSEYLSSQFEYSRSHLWRNFGILLAFTVGYIGLTVLATEKFSFAGSGMGALVFKSAKKPKQVAKAQNKTDEEHTQPDELTAAAIARQRTPDEVLEAFNRSEQIFTWENISYTVPTPQGPKKLLNDINGYAKPGVLVALMGASGAGKTTLLNTLSQRQTVGVVEGNMLVDGSALASDFQRRTGFVEQMDLHEGSATVREALEFSALLRQSRDVPREEKLEYVDKVIDLLELNEIQDAVVASLGVEPRKRLTIGVELAAKPSLLLFLDEPTSGLDSQAAYSIVRFLRKLCASGQAIVCTIHQPSSELIEQFDKILALNPGGNIFYFGPVGHNGQAVVDYFDARGAHCPEGKNIAEFLIETGARADAREHWNEQWRQSDENKALIADIQKIKQQRLQEASSSTEEVLSHEFAAPVSEQIKLLSKRMFINQWRQPSYIYGKFFTAVIVGIFNGFTFWKLGDTVNDMQSRMFTSFLILLIPPTVLNAILPKFYMDRALWEAREYPSRIYGWVAFCTSSILSEIPGSLLAGVIYWALWYWPTGLPTDSLTSGYVFLMTVLFFLFQSSWGQWICAWAPSFTVISNVLPFFLVMFSLFNGVVVPYEQLNVFWRYWLYYLNPSTYWISGVLATTLAHQPVKCASNEAAYFNPPSGKTCSEFAMDFVKRAGQDYLVNPNDTENCSYCPYASGAEYLAGLNIEPSQKWRDLGIFIAFCISNWMLVYFFIYTVRVRRWNFGMGYIFKFL, from the exons atGCCTGACAACGGGCATGAACTGGCCGAGTCCAAGCTTCCCACAACCCATGACAACTCGACTGCGAATGTTAACAACGAGACGGATGTTCAATTGTCAGACGACACTTCCAACGAAGATGGATACTGGGGTGATACATATGCCGACGGGCCAGTCAGTCAACGAGCTGCACGAGAAGGCTTCAAAGAACTACAGCATGAGTTGAGCCGACGAAGCACCAATGCATCAGCAGCGCAGAAGAAAAAATCCAGCGGTGGCATTGTCGGGCgaatcttctccaaccagAGCCGCCAAGTTGATCCAGAGAAGCAGGCCTCACCCGACGCCGACGAGGCAGATAGCGAGCGCACCGCACACGCAGACGGCTTTGAGCTCGAGCAATTCATCCGTGAAGGACACCTAGAGAAACGAAACCCGCAAAACGGCGAATCCACCAAGAAAGTAGGAGTCCTCTTCAAGAACCTAACGGTGAAGGGCGTGGGAGTCAGTGCAACCAGTGTGCGAACCCTTCCCCAGGCCATTGCTGGCACATTCGGTCCAGACTTGTACAACTTTGTGTCTAGTTGGATTCCTGCGCTCAACTTCCGCAGCCCTGGAAAACCTCGAGACTTGATTCGCGATTTCACGGGTGTAGTTCGACCCGGTGAGATGATGCTTGTGCTGGGACGACCTGGCGCCGGCTGCAGCACGTTCCTCAAGGTCGTTGCCAACAACCGCGGCTCATACCAAgctgttgaaggagacgTCGTGTACGGAGGAATTACATCGTCTAAAATGGGCAAGAGATTCCGTGGTGAAGCAGTCTACAATGCTGAGGATGATCAACACATGCCCAGTCTCACAGTTGGCCAGACGCTCAAGTTTTCGCTGCTtacgaagacgaagaagaatgagcgcagcaacattgacgtGATTGTCGATTCTTTCCTCAAGATGTTTGCCATGTCTCATACTAAGGATACACTGGTTGGAGACGCCTTTACTCGCGGCGTGTCTGGCGGTGAGCGCAAGCGTGTCAGTATTGCTGAGACGCTGGCAACCAAGAGCACTGTCACTTGCTGGGATAATTCGACTCGTGGCCTCGATGCATCTACTGCGTACAACTACGCCAAGTCGCTGCGTATCATGACCGATGTGTCTGATCGGACTACCCTGACGACGTTGTACCAGGCTGGTGAGGGTATCTACGACCTCATGGACAAGGTGCTTGTGATTGACGAGGGACGCATGCTGTACCAAGGTCCCGCCAGTGAAGCCAAGCAATACTTTGTCGATCTTGGATTTTACTGCCCCCCTCGACAGACTACAGCCGATTTCCTGACGTCGGTGTGCGATGTCAACGCTCGTCAGTTCCGCGAGGGATTCGAAGACCGCTGCCCCAAGACTGCCGAGGAACTGGAAAAGGCGTTCCGTGAAAGTCATGCGTATCAAGTTGTTCTCGACGACGTGGCTAGCTTCGAGAAGCACATCACCGACACCGGACACTCCGACGCCCAGACATTCGTCGACTCCGTACGAGgcgccaagtccaagactgTCTTGAAGCAGTCCGTCTACACAGTCAGTCTCTGGAAGCAGGTTTTGGCATGCACCCGTCGTGAATTCTGGCTCATCTGGGGCGACAAAACCTCTCTATACACTAAATTCTTCGTTATCATCAGCAACGGTCTCATCGTCGGTTCACTCTTCTACAACACAcccaccaacaccagcggTGCTTTCTTGCGCGGCGGTgtggccttcttctccatcttgttccTCGGTTGGTTGCAGCTGTCTGAGCTGATGAAAGCCGTGTCCGGACGAGCAATCATCAGTCGTCACAGCGAGTATGCCTTTTATCGACCTAGTGCTGTCAGTCTGGCCCGCGTGCTGGCTGATCTGCCGATGCTTATTGTCGAGGTCATTATATTTGGTCTGATTATGTACTTCATGACTGGGCTGGATTTGTCGGCTGGAAAGTTCTTCATCTATCTGCTCTTTGTCTACGTCACCACCATTTGCTTGACTGCGCTGTACCGAATGTTTGCTGCTGTGTCTCCAACCATGGATGACGCGGTGCGATTTTCTGGCATTGCGCTCAATCTCTTGATCGTGTATACTGGTTATACTCTTGCTAAGCCTATTCTCCTCAACCAGAAGATCTGGTTTGGATGGCTGTACTATGTTAACCCGATTAGTTATGCGTTCGAAGCTGTTCTTACCAACGAGTTTGCCGGACGTACTATGGAATGTGCACCGTCGCAGCTTGTTCCCCAGGGTCCAGGTATTCTGCCCGAGAATCAGGGTTGCGCCATTGCTGGTTCGCATCCGGGTAGTCCTCAGGTCCCAGGATCAGAGTACTTGTCTTCACAGTTCGAGTACAGCCGGTCACACTTGTGGCGCAACtttggcattcttcttgCGTTTACGGTAGGATATATTGGACTGACGGTACTGGCTACGGAAAAGTTCTCTTTCGCTGGCTCAGGCATGGGGGCCTTGGTCTTCAAGTCTGCCAAGAAGCCTAAGCAGGTGGCAAAGGCACAGAACAAGACTGATGAAGAACACACTCAGCCTGATGAGCTTACTGCCGCTGCTATAGCACGCCAGAGAACCCCCGATGAAGTGCTAGAAGCTTTCAACCGAAGTGAACAGATATTCACCTGGGAAAACATCAGCTACACTGTACCGACTCCCCAAGGACccaagaagctgctcaaCGATATCAACGGTTATGCCAAACCCGGCGTGTTGGTTGCCCTCATGGGTGCAAGTGGTGCTGGCAAGACAACTCTCCTCAACACTCTGTCTCAACGCCAGACAGTTGGTGTTGTAGAAGGTAACATGCTCGTTGATGGATCCGCTCTGGCCTCCGACTTCCAGCGTCGAACCGGGTTTGTCGAGCAGATGGACTTGCACGAGGGATCGGCAACCGTACGTGAAGCTCTTGAGTTTTCtgccctcctccgccagagCCGAGATGTTCCGCGCGAAGAGAAGTTAGAGTACGTCGACAAAGTCATCGATCTTCTGGAATTGAATGAGATTCAGGACGCTGTTGTTGCTTCCCTTGGCGTCGAACCAAGAAAGCGACTGACAATCGGTGTTGAATTGGCTGCCAAAccttctttgctgctcttcctgGACGAACCTACAAGTGGTCTCGACTCACAGGCCGCATATTCCATCGTGCGCTTCCTCCGAAAGCTCTGTGCCTCGGGACAAGCCATCGTTTGCACTATCCACCAGCCTTCTTCCGAACTCATCGAACAGTTTGACAAGATTCTCGCTCTCAATCCCGGCGGCAACATCTTCTACTTTGGCCCCGTTGGCCATAATGGCCAAGCTGTCGTCGATTACTTCGATGCCCGTGGCGCGCACTGCCCAGAGGGTAAGAACATCGCCGAGTTCCTCATCGAAACTGGTGCTCGCGCCGATGCCCGTGAACACTGGAATGAGCAATGGCGTCAATCCGATGAGAACAAGGCCCTCATCGCGGACATTCAGAAGATTAAACAGCAGCGACTGCAGGAggcatcttcttccactGAGGAAGTCTTGTCGCATGAATTCGCTGCCCCGGTCTCAGAGCAGATCAAGTTGCTGTCGAAGCGCATGTTCATTAACCAGTGGCGTCAACCATCCTACATTTACGGCAAGTTCTTCACTGCTGTGATTGTCGGAATCTTCAACGGTTTCACATTCTGGAAGTTGGGAGATACTGTCAACGACATGCAGAGCCGCATGTTCACGTCTTTCCTTATCCTGCTTATTCCCCCGACGGTGCTCAATGCCATCCTTCCCAAGTTTTACATGGATCGTGCGCTTTGGGAAGCTCGTGAGTATCCTAGCCGTATTTACGGATGGGTTGCATTCTGCACATCTTCGATTCTGTCTGAGATTCCGGGCTCTCTTCTCGCGGGCGTCATCTACTGGGCGTTGTGGTACTGGCCCACTGGCTTGCCTACCGATTCTTTGACGTCTGGCTACGTATTCCTGATGACggttcttttcttcttgttccagtcGAGCTGGGGTCAGTGGATTTGCGCGTGGGCTCCCAGCTTCACTGTTATTAGCAACGttttgccattcttcttggttATGTTCTCGCTCTTTAATGGCGTTGTTGTGCCTTATGAGCAGCTGAATGTTTTCTGGAGATATTGG CTCTACTATTTGAACCCCAGTACCTACTGGATCAGTGGTGTCCTCGCCACAACCTTGGCCCATCAGCCCGTCAAGTGTGCCAGCAACGAAGCCGCCTACTTCAATCCCCCCTCGGGCAAGACCTGTAGCGAATTTGCGATGGATTTCGTGAAGCGAGCGGGACAGGACTATCTTGTCAATCCGAATGACACCGAGAACTGCAGCTACTGCCCGTATGCCAGTGGAGCGGAGTACTTGGCTGGtctgaacattgaacctaGCCAGAAATGGAGAGATCTGGGCATCTTTATCGCTTTCTGCATTTCCAACTGGAT GCTGGTTTACTTCTTCATTTACACTGTCCGAGTTCGACGATGGAACTTTGGCATGGGGTACATTTTCAAGTTTCTTTAA
- a CDS encoding fungal specific transcription factor (similar to Neosartorya fischeri NRRL 181 XP_001259671.1) has product MRPLKPATTVPMPRDKVAVLKPKACMPCRTRKVKCDRKLPCGNCCKWEIKCVFPSPIRTCNRGRRKTAAVESIAKRRVESASHESRLDLIQNLISLKKTLDDQALLSDPRDQLLDVCRQLEDITGTLRRATSIDAAKEQDGKESIEAAAELTSLQKTPLDIFGTNSSILQPKSGTVKLCWQSFSVNIDPLIKVLHSPTTEAIVKKGIYKSHVLHSGELVVLFGVYLAAISSMPSDTVQASFGLSKRSAIRTYKGALEHAILRANIVATDDLVTLQGFVLSLSLDRFSEDSRRAWALSELVERLTCSLRTQTTALQQELRKRLIYELWYMEYRAYADLGHVSNPPCLKALPYAPTNIDDADLSPDSVGKPLSQFGWTDMSFALIQADVARTAVRIDNIALPERKEAEIDACENRIRSLYLTYCDGTRSIHWLAQHVAYVLVMELRFKTYCHPSLWAMPYTENRKSLFFAAIDILDTSRRVAMEPEAAQWTWLLEAYMQFWPLRFALQELCHSCRPKTLNLSSGIVERALKRWEGSKISKENYEICQRLWKRAKMVMQANRSRDVTWDTGIREGNMLGGQELVSSDAFTDTFGGDFASTDSETVMTDSLFGSNVDGGFVEVQTVDGGQHQFELPEFTDLYGLGDLGAIYP; this is encoded by the coding sequence ATGCGCCCGCTCAAACCAGCTACCACAGTTCCCATGCCAAGAGACAAAGTGGCCGTGCTGAAGCCAAAGGCATGTATGCCTTGTCGAACTCGCAAAGTCAAATGCGATAGGAAGCTGCCGTGTGGGAATTGCTGCAAGTGGGAGATTAAGTGTGTTTTCCCATCACCGATACGAACCTGCAATCGTGGGAGGAGAAAAACAGCAGCCGTCGAAAGCATTGCGAAACGAAGGGTGGAATCAGCGTCGCACGAATCACGACTTGACCTGATTCAAAATTTGATTTCCTTGAAGAAGACCCTGGACGATCAAGCGTTGCTCTCTGACCCGCGGGATCAATTACTTGACGTTTGCCGTCAACTTGAAGATATTACTGGGACACTCCGACGGGCAACAAGCATTGATGCCGCTAAGGAGCAAGACGGGAAGGAATCGATTGAGGCAGCAGCCGAGTTGACCTCGTTGCAGAAGACACCGCTTGACATATTCGGAACCAATTCGTCCATTCTGCAGCCAAAGTCCGGAACAGTGAAGCTTTGCTGGCAATCCTTCTCAGTCAATATCGACCCTCTCATCAAGGTGCTACATTCGCCCACTACGGAGGCGATTGTTAAGAAAGGAATATACAAATCGCATGTCTTACATAGCGGAGAGCTTGTGGTCCTATTTGGAGTTTACCTCGCTGCGATATCTAGCATGCCGTCGGACACCGTCCAGGCAAGTTTTGGCTTATCCAAACGCTCAGCGATTAGGACATACAAAGGTGCTTTAGAACACGCTATCCTTCGAGCGAACATAGTGGCAACGGACGACCTGGTGACCCTACAGGGATTTGTGCTTTCGTTGTCATTGGATCGATTCTCAGAGGATTCGCGGCGCGCGTGGGCTCTATCAGAACTGGTTGAACGATTAACATGTTCTCTTCGCACTCAAACAACAGCGCTGCAACAAGAACTTCGAAAGCGACTGATCTACGAGCTTTGGTACATGGAGTACCGGGCGTATGCAGatcttggccatgtttcgAATCCTCCCTGCCTCAAAGCACTCCCATATGCGCCTACCAATATTGACGATGCAGACCTCTCACCAGACTCCGTTGGAAAGCCTCTGTCGCAATTTGGTTGGACGGATATGAGCTTTGCACTCATACAAGCTGATGTTGCTCGTACGGCCGTGCGTATCGACAATATAGCTCTACCTGAGCGGAAGGAAGCTGAAATAGACGCCTGTGAGAATCGCATTCGATCACTATACTTGACATACTGCGATGGCACCAGGTCTATTCACTGGCTCGCGCAGCATGTGGCCTATGTACTTGTTATGGAACTTCGCTTCAAAACATACTGCCACCCGTCCCTCTGGGCGATGCCATACACCGAGAACCGAAAGTCGCTTTTCTTTGCCGCAATAGACATATTGGACACGTCACGACGTGTGGCTATGGAACCAGAAGCTGCGCAGTGGACTTGGTTGCTGGAAGCGTACATGCAGTTCTGGCCGTTGCGGTTTGCCTTGCAGGAGCTTTGTCACAGCTGTCGACCGAAGACGCTGAATCTAAGCTCGGGAATTGTCGAACGAGCATTGAAGCGCTGGGAGGGAAGTAAGATAAGCAAGGAGAACTACGAGATTTGTCAACGGCTCTGGAAACGGGCGAAGATGGTAATGCAGGCGAATCGATCGAGGGATGTGACGTGGGACACGGGAATACGAGAAGGGAATATGTTGGGAGGCCAGgagctggtgtcaagtgaCGCCTTTACCGATACGTTCGGCGGGGATTTTGCCTCAACGGATTCTGAGACTGTTATGACGGATAGTCTATTTGGATCGAATGTAgatggtggttttgttgAGGTGCAAACTGTGGATGGTGGCCAGCACCAGTTTGAGCTACCGGAGTTTACGGATTTATATGGCTTGGGCGACTTGGGTGCAATTTATCCATAG
- a CDS encoding cytochrome b561/ferric reductase transmembrane (similar to Metarhizium robertsii ARSEF 23 XP_007826339.1) — protein sequence MATQFNPNIIYADLPKVPSLAKAHGILMGIAFAVILPLGSLLVRVPNVKYGVWIHAGWQLVGWVFMIAGLVMGIRMGHILDRLHNNAHTILGTIVVVALLIQPFLGYIHHRRFMKTQRKGVWTRIHVYYGRVLLILGIINGGLGLKLASDSPAYSRAGGIAYSVVAGLAGLVLLLAMVLAFKQSGRSEKSERDTSTS from the exons ATGGCCACGCAATTCAACCCAAATATAATATACGCCGATCTCCCCAAGGTTCCCTCTTTGGCAAAGGCCCACGGCATACTCATGGGTATTGCCTTTGCTGTAATCCTCCCCCTCGGCAGTCTGCTTGTTCGAGTCCCCAATGTCAAATATGGTGTCTGGATACACGCAGGTTGGCAGCTCGTCGGCTGGGTATTCATGATTGCTGGCCTGGTGATGGGTATTCGTATGGGACATATTCTAGATAGG CTTCACAACAACGCACACACCATTCTGGGAACCATTGTGGTCGTGGCGCTGCTAATCCAGCCATTCCTGGGATACATTCACCACCGACGCTTCATGAAAACGCAGCGAAAGGGGGTGTGGACTCGTATCCACGTATACTATGGGCGAGTTCTGCTCATTCTGGGGATAATAAATGGCGGTTTAGGATTGAAGCTTGCGTCTGACTCTCCGGCGTATAGTCGTGCTGGGGGCATAGCTTATTCAGTCGTGGCCGGGTTGGCAGGTTTGGTATTactcttggccatggtgttggccTTTAAGCAGTCTGGAAGATCTGAAAAGTCTGAACGTGATACCTCTACAAGCTAG
- a CDS encoding MFS monosaccharide transporter (similar to Neosartorya fischeri NRRL 181 XP_001260919.1) translates to MGALRKVSLSKPADEAGKSWPGIAIGFFVAFGGVLFGYDTGTISGILAMPYWQDTFSTGYINPKGHLDVTTSQESAIVSILSAGTFFGALASPFMGDYIGRRLALIASTWVFNLGVALQTASTSIPLFLAGRFFAGLGVGLISALIPLYQSETAPKWIRGAIVGAYQWAITIGLLLAAIVNNATANRNDSGSYRIPIAVQFAWSLILFGGMLILPESPRYLVRCGKQEKAAKALAKIRRLNHEHPAVLAELEEVKAHHEHEMSLGSASYLDCFRHPNLKRQFTGMALQALQQLTGINFIFYYGTKYFQNSGVSSGFIIQMITSSINVVSTLPGMYATDKWGRRPLLLFGAIGMCISQFIVGMSGTFSSGQRANGDIYVTNLAGQKAAVAFSCIYIFFFASTWGPLAWVVTGEIYPLKLRAKSLSMTTATNWLFNWAIAYSTPYLVNYGPGFANLQSKIFFIWFGCCFLCIAFVYFFIYETKGLTLEEIDLLYTEVKSARKSNKWRPDDTWVHRQSIAKQGGLHGGEVKTETIADGDHSPGTSHMEKNGNTA, encoded by the coding sequence ATGGGTGCTCTGCGAAAGGTTTCCCTCTCCAAGCCCGCCGACGAGGCAGGCAAATCATGGCCCGGTATCGCGattggcttcttcgtcgcctTCGGTGGTGTCCTCTTCGGCTATGATACCGGAACTATCAGTGGTATTCTTGCCATGCCATACTGGCAGGACACATTCAGTACTGGATATATCAACCCCAAGGGCCATCTCGACGTCACAACTAGCCAAGAGTCTGCTATCGTTTCAATCCTCTCTGCAGGAACCTTCTTTGGTGCCCTGGCTTCGCCCTTCATGGGTGACTATATTGGACGTCGGCTAGCCCTAATTGCTTCTACCTGGGTTTTCAACCTTGGAGTTGCTCTGCAGACCGCATCCACATCTATCCCGTTGTTTTTGGCTGGTAGATTCTTTGCCGGTCTAGGCGTCGGTCTCATTTCTGCCTTGATCCCGCTGTATCAATCTGAAACTGCTCCAAAGTGGATTCGTGGTGCCATTGTCGGCGCTTATCAGTGGGCAATTACAATCGGTTTGCTCCTCGCAGCAATTGTCAACAATGCTACGGCCAACCGAAACGACTCGGGCAGTTACAGGATTCCCATTGCCGTTCAGTTTGCCTGGTCTCTCATTCTTTTTGGCGGAATGCTTATCCTCCCCGAGTCTCCTCGCTATCTCGTCCGATGCGGAAAACAGGAGAAGGCCGCCAAGGCCCTGGCAAAGATTCGACGCCTTAACCATGAGCATCCGGCTGTGCTTGCAGAACTTGAAGAAGTTAAGGCTCACCACGAACACGAGATGAGCCTCGGAAGTGCTTCATACTTGGACTGCTTTCGCCACCCGAACCTTAAGCGACAATTTACTGGCATGGCccttcaagctcttcaacaGCTCACTGGtatcaacttcatctttTACTACGGTACCAAATACTTCCAGAACTCTGGTGTCTCCTCTGGATTTATCATTCAGATGATCACGTCTTCAATTAATGTTGTCTCTACTCTACCTGGAATGTATGCCACCGACAAATGGGGAAGACGTCCCTTACTCCtgtttggtgccattggcatgTGCATCTCTCAGTTTATTGTCGGAATGTCTGGTACCTTTTCTTCTGGGCAGCGCGCCAATGGCGATATCTACGTCACGAATCTGGCCGGCCAGAAGGCAGCCGTCGCGTTTTCTTGCATTTacattttcttcttcgcgTCGACCTGGGGACCCCTTGCCTGGGTGGTAACTGGAGAGATTTACCCTCTTAAGCTTCGGGCTAAGTCTCTCAGCATGACTACCGCTACCAATTGGTTATTCAACTGGGCAATTGCATACTCCACGCCTTATCTTGTCAACTATGGCCCTGGCTTTGCTAATCTGCAGTCTAAGATTTTCTTCATCTGGTTTGGTTGCTGCTTCCTTTGCATTGCTTTTGTGTACTTCTTCATCTATGAAACCAAGGGCCTTACCCTTGAGGAGATTGATCTGCTCTACACTGAGGTCAAGTCTGCGAGGAAGTCCAACAAGTGGAGACCAGATGATACGTGGGTGCATAGACAGAGTATCGCCAAACAGGGTGGACTGCACGGAGGCGAGGTCAAGACCGAGACGATCGCAGACGGAGATCACAGTCCTGGCACATCACACATGGAGAAGAATGGAAACACCGCATAA